The Hydractinia symbiolongicarpus strain clone_291-10 chromosome 2, HSymV2.1, whole genome shotgun sequence genomic sequence CTCCTTTTCTAAAGTGACATGCGAAAAGCGGTTTTCTCTacagaaataggttacaaagcgttacaacgtgttacaaggcgttacaatcagcatgtccatgcgttaccaggcgttacaagaatcaatctagccatttccaaaaatttcacagtcattttttcatggaaataggttacaaagcgttacaacgtgttacaaggcgttacaatcagcatgtccatgcgttacaaggcgttacaagaatcactctagccatttccaaaaatttcacagtcattttttcatggaaataggttacaaagcgttacaacgtgttacaaggcgttacaatcagcacgtccatgcgtgacaaggcgttacaagaatcactctagccatttccaaaaatttcacagtcattttttcatggaaataggttacaaagcgttacaacgtgttacaaggcgttacaatcagcacgtccatgcgtgacaaggcgttacaagaatcactctagccatttccaaaaatttcacagtcattttttcatggaaataggttacaaagcgttacaacgtgttacaaggcgttacaatcagcacgtccatgcgttacaaggcgttacaagaatcactctagccatttccaaaaatttcacagtcattttttcatggaaataggttacaaagcgttacaacgtgttacaaggcgttacaatcagcacgtccatgcgttacaaggcgttacaagaatcactctagccatttccaaaaatctCACAGTCATTTtctcatggaaataggttacaaagcgttacaacgtgttacaaggcgttacaatcagcacgtccatgcgtgacaaggcgttacaagaatcactctagccatttccaaaaatttcacagtcattttctcatggaaataggttacaaagcgttacaacgtgttacaaggcgttacaatcagcacgtccatgcgttacaaggcgttacaagaatcactctagccatttccaaaaatttcacagtcattttttcatggaaataggttacaaagcgttacaacgtgttacaaggcgttacaatcagcacgtccatgcgttacaaggcgttacaagaatcactctagccatttccaaaaatttcacagtcatttttgcatggaaataggttacaaagcgttacaacgtgttacaaggcgttacaatcagcatgtccatgcgttacaaggtgttacaagaatcactttaGTCATTTTAAGTAGGAATGGGGATGAGTGTGCGTTTAATGAATGTCGCATTTGCGCCATTATTTGCATACTTAAAGGCTTACAGCGTGTAAGTTTCACCTAAACTGTGTGGACGCTTATGTGTACGCTAAAATGGTGAATGAAGAGGCAGTTGTGGTAAACGTTTCGGATAACGAATGCTCAGCATCTAAGGAGGTTTTACCGTTCTCGCATTCCTGTTCAACGCTGGCAATTTccgtggaaaaaaatattgtttgcttATCAGATGATGAAGTTTTCCTAACTATACCGATAGCGGCTTTGAAGGGAGAACCAAGTTTTTGCGAACCGCCTTCACACACGAGGGTACTTAATACACCAGATTATTGGCCAAATCGAAAGAGGAAAAAAAGCCTTTATGTGTACGCCGGTTTTGACTGTAACAAAGTTAAAAGACTATTTGAATATtctggttttcaaaaatctttgtaaatttacaaagttatttttattataaatacaatttaaaCTTATATAAATTGTTTTGTCTTCGCTCTAACCGCCAATGTACTAGCTTTACGGCTACAATGAAAGGAGTAGTTGGGATCTGCGAGAATGGAAGTCCATTTTGCATTGCCATATTTTTGTAGCCCAGCTTGTAAAAACTTGTCCTCCATGGCActaaaactaacttttttttgtcTCGTTTGAACAGGTGTTTCGTGTTCCAAAGTACTTCCAGACGTTTTCACATTTTTGGTGTTACTATTGATTTCGCTTACAGTTAAAGTACACGTTGTTTGATCTCGTAATTTATCCATACATAACCTGGCTTTTGCAGCTATATTGCGCGATTCAGTCTTCTGGTAATGAACTTTAGCTACCTGCGACGTGTGTTTTTGATCTTGAGAAAGAATTGCTTGTTCTTTTGTTTCTAAGTGTGCAACACTTTCGGTTTCGATGATTTGCCTATATCGTGTAGGATTTATATACTTACCAATTGCTTGATAAACAATTCTACCGAATACGTCCGAAATACGCGTCAACTGCTTACCATTTCGACACACTAGTAGATAATCGTTGGTGGGGTTCAATCTTCGTCGTACATTGTCAATGTATTCGTTTATTAGTGTGAGTACATCTATGGAAAAATAAAGAGAGTCAAATCCGTATTTCTCCGCAGTTTTAAAGACATTCTGATCTATAAAACCATCCTCTTTCACGCCTTTAATCATTGTTACTGTAAGAGTTTGATACGTCATGGGTCTTGAAGCCTTCaccattaaaaataatacagcTACTATGAAGGAAGTCGAAAATGATAAATCGTGTGCTGCGACACATGCACTTGCGTTTTTAGCATTTAAcacaatttgtttatatttttcactaTGGTATGGTATCACCTTTTGTAAATCATATAGTGTCGCCCAACAGTCTATACTGTTTAGATATTCAACACTTAAGATACACTTCCATTCAGCTTTCATTTTACGAAGGAGGAATTTCTTAACACGGTGCAAATAAATCTCTGCAGCAACAAATACCGACAAATTTTTTTCAGTCGTACCTGTGCTTCGTCTGTAATCAAGCATGTGCCCAATAGCATTCATGTAGCCAATTATTCCTGAGAAGCCAACCTTCCATTGGTCTCTCAAAAAATCTACGAAATCAGAAAGCATATTAATAGAGCCAACACAGTAGTCGATAACAGGGAATGGTACTTCCCATACCGAAGGAGAATCCTCGCAGCAATATTTGGCatactttaaaactttacaagTTATTTGATCGGCCTGAGAATGATCTTTACCACCACCACCTGGACTTTTTAACCATGTCCTAAATGCAACTGCCAAATTACATGTTTTAGCAAAAGACGGCATTGAAAATGTGGAGGCGCGCTTTCTTTGGGGATCTTTTATGCGATTTCTCGTACTGAAGTGGGGAAGTACTTCGTCGATATTCGGTCTTTTATCGAAATAATAAAACCATCCATGACGGTTATAGACATGTTTTCTACACCCTCTTTTACTTCCATACGACTCGCTGTCACAATCAGCCACAGGACAACAAAAGCGGTTATCTTTATCAGGCATTAACTTAAGCCTTTTCGATCTCATTGAGGCTCCCAATGCCTCTTTCCACGCAGGCTTTTGCAAGACTCGTTTTGTCATTCCGATTTCTTTAAAGTTctctagaaacaaaatttatagaaaGTTTATAACAATATTAGTTTTTAACAAAGCATAGAAAGtaggataaaaaaaagaattcatttgaataaaaaaagaatcctattaactataaatttaaagtttgaacaaCTTACCTTATACTTTACTTCGTATACAAAGTATTAGTTGAGAAACTTCTCATTAAAACAATTCCTTTTTATAATGAAGGACGCTCTCCATAGCAGAGTTAAGGTAGCAGCGAAAACGGAATTATTTCAAGTGGCACAATATAAATTAGACTGCAGAGTATTCATAATTAAATAACTATTCCTCAAGATAATCATTTCGCATATATTATCGTTATGATATATAAAAGAATTCAACGGAACAAATAGAGTGGAACGATATATACCGTCACATAAATTCCATCAAATTCCCTATGGGAACGACACGTTCTTGTCTTGTGAGTAACAATAGAACAATACATTCCGCTTTTATAACAATGTTTTAATAAGTTGTTAAAGAACACCAAGTTCCTTAAAAatggttcttttttaaaaaattggaacATGTAAAGTATTTAATGTGTTTAGGGTGTAAGATAATCGCACATAGAATCACGGACCATTATAATTTCATAcgctatataataataataataataataataataataataataataataataataataataataataataataataataataataataataataataataataataatacccaTTTGGGTAGAGAGATGTACGATGAGCCTCTTGTCAGGCGTAGCTTGTCATTTACGTCGTTACCCTGAAATACTGAGGCCATATTTCTATGGAAGACTTTTTTCACCTCGATGTACTCCTCACCATTAGCCCCCTCTATATTTGTTGGTTTTTTCCACATTATAGCGACAGCTGTACCTTCGCTGAtcccatatcttctacctgcCCCTCAACTAAGGCTTTCACGTTTGGCCTCACCATTCCGATATACCCATCAACATCGGCATTTCCTATACCGGGAATTCGGAAACTTCGGAAGGTCCTATGGTGAGCATGCTTATGCTCCTGTGGTGTAACATCTTTTCCTGGTTGTTCATATATATAGTTTCCTTGGCCTCTTTTTCTACTTCGTCATGAAGTGTAGGCCTTGTATTGGTTGCCCTGCGATAGAGCTCCATCACCCCTCGTTTGAATTTTACATAATTACTCATGACCCCTTCTTTTATAGGCTTTGGAATGGCATCAACCAGCCAGTTGTACCATTTCTGTATTTTATTCCTTACAATGGAACGATTCTTCGACAGCTCCTGTTTCTGGAAGACATCCATCTCGGATGGGGGCAATACCCAGTTATGCCATTCCCCGATTTTACCCCCTATAGGACGGACCTTCGCCATCTCCTGTCTCTCAAAGATATCCATATCCCCCGGTACTATAGGCTTGACCGGTTGTTTAGGTGGCCTTGGGGCGTATTTTGGTACATCCTCCAATAAGGCATTCAAATCAGCCTTACGTAGCCTATAATTCCTTTGCGTCCACGACCTTTTGCGATATCACGTAATTCTTTTACAGTATGTCTAttcattctctttattatatagaattttttgtttgtcggaGGATTTCATTCTGCTCGACTAACACAGTTATTTCCCTTAAGGGAATTTTCCTATCATACGGCAAATGAGTAAGGGGAGTTTCCCCTGTATGCTCTTAGAATATTATGGTAAATTGTGTTAGAAAATATTGGACCTCTTATTCTACATTGTTGTGACGTCATCTGTAGTGAATATTAGGTCTTATGTAGATTAATATGGAATGGTATCGGATGGTGCTGGATTAACAGGGACTGTGCTGTGATTTGCTTTTGTACGCGCACGCGGCTGCGCCAGAAGtaacatttccctatctctggTCTTCAACCGGTCCGGGATTAACGCCATCATATGGAACAGATCGTCAACATCTTTAATCCAATGTTCCTGGCTTGTAATATCATCCTTGATATGTTGGAACAGATCCTTCCTACGTAGTCTATAATACCCTTTAAGTCCACGATCTTTTGgaatatcacgtaattgtttgacAGTATGTGTAttcattctctttattatatagaattttAACAAAGTCGGAGAATTTCATAACGGTCAAAACTAACACGGTTATTTCCCTCAGGGAATTTCCctactcatttttgtatgatagggaatttcccttatgTGTGTGTAGAATATTATGGTAAATTGTGTTAGAAAATATTGGACCTCTTATCctactttgatgacgtcattatattgAATAATAGGTCCTTGAATTATGTGGATCAATATGGGATGGTATTGGATAGTGCTGGATTAATAGGGACTTGTTGTGGGCGTTCGTGGGTGCGTTTTAGGGGCtgtgctagaacatacatttccctatctctacactcaagtttcacacctttttcatggaggcggtagttgtttatcctttgttcttattaattatcttgtgagtcttgtaagtcattatcTTGTGGgcaataaacaaaagattcttgttttatttaagAACTAAAAGTggcaatagaaatgcttttttagatcgcgttttaaaaatctaagaacaaagaacggcgatagaaatgcttcgttagattgcattttaaaagtttaacgaaaaacggcgatagaaatgcttttttagatcgcgttttaaagaTTTTAGAACGAAGAACATCGATAAAAAAGCTTCGTtggatcgcatttttaaagtttaaatcattttgtttataagtaccAATCCTTCGAAATTCGCACGAACAGCGTTCAGAGATGGTTGTTTGTAAGTTCTAATCATTTGAAGTAATAAGAACAGCGTTTTTAGAAATTGTTAATGTTTATTTCAAGGCTAGCTGCATagcgaaaatttaaatttctatgaagaaattatattaaattaatacgAATCATAAGAAATTAATTTCGTATATATTCGTGTAAAATATCATACAAAatttgtagatgacccctttaagcttacctcccacttcaaAAAAGTGCATCTTATTCTGTTTATACTATGTTGAGAATttgtaatttaacatttattaagtaaaattcgaaataataaagctagtataaagccacattttcttgtgtttacagCATGCTTCCTTCTCCAAAGCTgccattttgtgatattttttttcgGATTAAACCCAGTTTGACATCATCTCCCGGATAGCAGGAAAAGGCCCCCTGAACATGTTGTCGTAAAACGATAACTcggagaaaaagaagaagagtaaATTATTGAAACTAAgaataattttgttaataattataaaatgtgtttttgtgcTATGCCTTTTTGCAATAAGAATAATAGAAGTAGCGTGGAATAATAGAAGTATTTGGTGGATGCAGCAGTAAATTCTGGGCCCCCATCTGAAGACAATTCGTCTGGGATACCATAGGTGACGAACGTGCGTCGTAGGATGTTAATCAGGCTTTGCGCTCCACCGGAAGATTCTTTTAGGTGCAGGTGCAGCATGAGTGGTGGCGTGGGTGTTGAGTAGTGCGGCAACAATAACGGCATCTAAGTCTGGTGTTGTATATGTGCATCCCGGGATCGGGCAAACAACAGACGGCATAGTCCGCTCTGTGTTGCGGTTGTACAAAATAGTGTAAATAGTGCAAATAAATCTATCCAATGTCAATTGGCAGCAATAATATCCATTATAAGATTTATGCAATAATGTTTAAATCCAATCAGCATTAACATTCAAAACAAGATTCTAACATAATTAGGCATGGAGACCATTTGCTTCACAATATGTTTATAATGTGTTTGCAATGTTAGAAtctaaagatatatatatacaatgataAGTAGGATGAACCAAACGTATAAAACATTATAATGGAAACAGTACATAATAGTGTAAACAGTACATAATGGTTCTCTACACTTATGCATATTTTGGTATAGGTGCTCGCTCTTCTTCTACGTTGCGTCTAagacttttttatgttattgtGGTACACTAGGCAGTAGTATAAGGGGGTCATTACAACCACATTTTTCCAAAAaccacggtcaaactctcataaaaaaaatatcatacacAAAAACggttgtgacgtcacaacttttcaTCACACCTCATCACGCCTCATTGCACAAAAATCCGCTGATCATCCAACACAAATCCCAATCATGCGGTGCTTAGTCATGCATAACAAGGTAAGTTCCCTAACATGCAACAAATGAGGACAATccccaacgcatgcgcagtaacgcTCACGTGACCCACATACCGACCACCGTAGGAGAAGGAAAGGGTTGTAGTGGTAAGAATGAGTTGGTTTAAAAATACATCAGATAAAACGCAGGAAATGTGcaacaaggctgttgaaaaaGATCCCCTGACGCTCACAAAAGTTCAAGCAAGTTCAAAACGCAGAACATGCGTAAAAACATGTGTCCTATATGTAAGTGAAATCCTTAGATGTTGTTGAAATGTATAATAAAATGGTAATCTGTTACTGGTGCTCTGTAGAACTGCGCGACAAAGTCAGGTACCCCATAAGATACAACCCTCCACAGGTGAGTACAAAACATACGACGAAATTTGGCTTTTTTCATGTCAAAGAAAATCTAGCTGCCTATATGGACGACGGCGGTGAGTACGTGTACGAGGGCTACTTTTGCGGAGATGCGTGCTGCTTGGCTTATGTGGAAGAGCGAAAGGTGTATGACAGCGCGTACGAAATGTCGCTGTGGTTGTTGAAAAGGCGCTACAAAGGAAGGCCTGCCCCGGACTGGAGACTCCTCAGAAGATTTGGGGGTGACTTGACGCAAAAGGAATTTTTGGGGTTGGTTTGAAACCAAGGTTATCTTACAACCTTGTTGTaagataaaaattcaaaaaaaaagtactagtaataaatttatttagaaCTGCAGTAGTCATAATCTTTATAAGCGGTATTGGTCTCTCTCTACCAGTAATGGCGTTGGCCTTAGTACAAGAATCTTCAAAAGAGAAGGAGAATGAACAAAGAATTCAAGACCTAGAGGATCGTCTTTGTAATTGtaaataaatggaacaatgcaATGACTGCGAACGGGTACTCGATGCGTATGATTTTTGAACCTGCGGACGTAGGTTCGTGGTAAAggctaaaattttgtgttggtactgctatcaggGAAATATCACATATAACGGGGTTAGCTGTGTATGTACAACGAGAAGCAATCCTCGGACCctgtttgaaattcaataaagGATGCTAAATTTTGAGAATGAGCTTGTTAACCCCAGAAATTTCTACAGTTTTGCTGCTACCTTTACAGATATCAACGACATCAATGTGGACTATCTGACAGTGTCGGATGCTATCCTTACCAATGGAGGCAAGGACCAAAGGAATATCGTGGGGTATCATACATGAGATCTTGTAGTTGCTTTGAGGCTAAAAATGcctaaaatctggtccccgAATGGAGTCACCCGGTACAATGCCAGTGCTGTACCAGCGATGGGTCTTGATTTTGAAGAGTACCCTGATTGGATTGAAAAATATCGTCAAATCTGGAACAAAATCGAACTCAAAACTTGACGACGGAACTTGTGAAAAAAGAACGTTACGTAACGCGaaactcaaatactacaaggacGCCATCACGACTAAATTCTATGGTATGCCAGTACCCTATGATGGGCCCTGTCAAGTCAGTGCCATCCTGGCACTATCATCGGTGTATATGCAgggtaaaaactactacccaCAGGTACATGTTGTGGAATGTAGGTACAAGGACTTTAAAGTGGAATGGCTGCTGAGTGATGAGTAAAAAACATATCTTTTGTAGGCTCACAAGACCTACAAAAGATATAAAATTAAGGCTTGTAAACAGATGGTGAATCTAGGTAGCGCTTGCATACTGTACAGATTGAAGTTATTTTAAGACATCGTTTCTGCCCTCTTCTCGGCCTATCGCAACTAGCTGAGCACATTTACGTTCATTGATGGCGTCCACAAGCCGTTTAAACAGTTGACGTATCTGTTCCTTTAGTAGCATATACCGTTGCTTTTCCTGCATAATGAGACTAAACTCGTAGTCACTGATGACCCCATTATCTACAGCTTTCGAAATCAGATCGACGATTGAGTTTAATTTCGAATCAGCGAGTAGTCTGATACTTTCGTGCTTCTTGGATTTGACACCAAACGTCTTCGGACATTCTAAGACCAGCTTGGCCTATACCCAAGTTCAATAGTGGTAATAACCTGGTTTTAGAGGGTATCAACCTCAATGATGGTACAATCCGGGCCCTGCAGGTGAAGGCCACTGACTATGTGAAGAGATGGCCATCGCTGCGGCCTATGGTAACACTTTCTATATCCCGCTGAGGAAGCTCTTTGAACTCACCAGAGATTTGCCCTTCTATCAAGCAGGGTTATATGACAGATTGCAGTTTATCCTACATTATGCCTCACATAGCGACGTCATCAAGGATGCAGGCACGGCAGCCTTAAAAAGCACGGCAGCCAAGGCAGCGGATGCTTCCTACAAAATTACCAATATAAAGCTAGAGTTTGACAAGATCACTCACGAAGTTCTCGCGAGTGCCATGATGTCACGGTATAGTCATCTTGCGCTACCCTATTAACGGATACTTCGAAGCAAGTTGGTTACcatgaaaaaggctgataccagctacaatTTACAAATTGACACCCCAGGAAAGAGTCTAAAGGGTGTCCTGCTGCTCTTCGTGGACCCTGCAAAAGCGAAGCCCTACTCCGGTGTCAACGAGGTGTTCTACAACCCCAAAATGCAAAAGATATCTATCACAGTCGAAGGTGAGCCTAACGAATTGTATTCACACGCGATGCTTCCCAAGGACCATCTCGAGCAGATCGTAAACCTCTTTGGCAGTCACGACTCGAATGTCACAATTGGCCAGTTTTTCAACGAACGATACGCCCTCTTTATCGATATCCGAGCCTCTCCTGATCATAGTCTTCACGGTTCAGGAAGGCCTCTACAACGTTTGAGTGACGGCATTACGTTACATATAACCAAGAAAGCCGACGGAACCGGGGATTTCAGGTGTTACATGTACTTGGTTCAGGACGCTCAGCTGAATCTCTTAAATGGTAGGTTTCACTCCGTGGAGTACTAGTGACCACAACTCGTGTTAATCGTAGAGAAAAAAACGAGTTAATATGGAGGGAATCAAGAGCtgctcaaaatgtaaaaaagtgttAACCCTAAGCAATTTCAAGAGGTGGAGGGGGAAACTGACAAAGACGTGCATCAAATGTCTCGATATGAATCAAGCGTCAAAAGATGGTACAAGGTGCCGCATCAAAGGCGGAGGTCTCAATGTAAGAACTGTGGAGGTAGAGATATTTGCGAACATGAAAGGGTGAGGGCTTACTGCAAAGAGTGCAAAGGCAGCCAGATTTGCCCCCATCAAAGGCAGAGGTCTCAATGTAAAGACTGTGGGGGTGGAAGCATCTGCGAGCATCAAAGGGAAAATCAAGGTGCAAGGACTGTGGAGGTACAGGTATTTGCCCCCATTAAAGGCGGAGGTCTCGGTGCAAGGTCTGTGGGGGTGGAAGCATCTGTAGGGAACATGGTAGGATAAGATCCATTTGCAAAGAATGTGGGGGTGGAAGCATTTGCGAACATCAAAGGATATGATCAAGGTGCAAAGACTGTAAGAGAAGCAAGGAATAAATGGCAACTCTTGCTATCATGGCAGGGGGAGCTCTGATTAACACACTCGCGTTCAGTGGTACCAACTTCCTGTTTAGTAAACTTGCAGGGCATGGCAAGGCATAGCGCAAGAGACACGACGAAGCGATGGAACAACTACATAACGCCCAGGCTCAATGGGTCCGGAACAGACAAGCAAAAATTGATTGGTTTGATAAACAACGGGAAATGCAAATACAGGCCGGGAAGAGCCTGCGAGAGCTTGAAGACGATATGTACAAGTACTACATAGCGTCAAATGATAAGGTTCCGAAATTGTTTGATTATTACACACCCTCAATGCAACAACAAGATGGCGAGTTAACCTTCATTGTTGAATCTTTGACCCTTCTGGGTTTTGTTGCTTACAAttatttgtaaaatgtttttgacatgtaataaacatgtcaaaagcaccACATATCATTACTGCAGAAGAAGCAgaaaaattaagtcaaatttaCTATATCCCAGAGCATCTCTGGACCGGGCGCAAGGCTATCAAATTACTCGCGAAGCAGAGCAGTCTCTCGAAAAAGCTAGTTACTCATTGGCTGTCTAGGCAACTGCTCTGGGTCCGTTATATTCGGGGTCCAAAACGTATCGATTATCCGCATTTCACCATTACAACACCCAATGAGATGCATCAATTTGACATTCTATACATGACACATGACAAGTTGTATGGAAATACGTACAAATACATCGTCACGGCCATTGACGTGGCTTCGAGATATAAAGTCGCCAGGCCATTGCGTACGAAAAAGGCTTGTGAGGTTGCGGACATGATTAAGGATATTTACAAGGCAGGACCTCTTCGATACCCCCAAATTTTTCAGTGCGACAATGTTTCTGAATTCAAGTCGGATGTAACAAAGCTACTAGAGGATAAGGGGGTGGAAATTAAAGGGTTACCACCAAGTACAACCATACCTTTACAGCGTTCGTTGAATCCTATAACAAGGTACTTGAGGAGAGATTATTCAAGTCTCAGGATGCgcaagagttggtcactgaGGAGACTAATAGCATTTGGGTTAAACACCTGTACACTATCGTGAAAGGTCTCAATAATGCAAAAACTGCTATGATTAGCATGAAACCTAACAGGGCAATCAAGCTCGAGGAGGTACCGCTTGCCAAGGGGCAACAATACCCCGAAGAAATACCCTTACCCGAGGATGGCTTATATCTCTACCTTTGGCAACCTGGAGAGGAGCATGGTCATCAAAAAAGACGTGCAACTGACGCCTGTTGGagtaagaaaatgtatagactGGATCGTATTATAGCGGGTAGTCGTGTTTTGTACTACCTAAAGATAGGCCTGATCGTAGCTTCGTATCATAAGAGTTGATGCTGATCCAGAGGATGTTGAAATACCTCCGGTGCATGTTAAGGCTTGGTAATTTTATAACTCATGAGGAGTCATAAAATTAGTCCTCTAGTGCCGGAACACCCAGATCGTACAGGTCATCTCGAGTAAGGTCCATAAGCCTAAAGTGGCACCGGTAACGCTTCACATGCTCATCCTCCTCAAACCTATTAAAGGCATGCATGCTGTTGGGGTTGACGATGACGACAATCTCCTCCGCGCTTGAGTAGTTGTCTTTGAACCATCTCCTTTTGGTAGGAATAATACGTTTTTGAATACGCGTGCAGTAATAGGGAAGATGATGATACTCGTCGTCGTCCTGTGTGGTATGCTTGCGGTGAGTCATGATTACGTTGTCTTTCCCTGGATCTTGAGCACGTGGTACATACCGTTCCTGAAGCCTTGTATTTTCCTGGGTCTGTACTTCAAATTTGTCCCCCAGGGCCACGAGTTCCTTGTCTCTGTCGTCTAAATCGTCCTCGAGGATCGCGATGACAATATCTTTTTCCTCGAGGGCTTGACGCTGCTCGCTTAACTCATCTTGCGATTTTCCAATACCTTTTTGGGCTAACCATTTTGTCAAAGCCTTAGGCTTTCTACAACGGTGCACAATCTCTAATGCGCCGTCAAGTGTAACGAAAGCATCATGCCGATTTTGACCGTCCATAAGTGGTGGGTTTAGAGCCCCTCCTCCCACAAGGGTAACGCGTGGCGTGGTTTCGAGGCCTTGAATCATTTGACGAATATCAACAATCCCCAGGAATCTACCAAGGTCGGCGCGTTTAAAGAGGGGTTGATTTTGTTTGTCAAATAGAGTCTCGATGACTCCTGCGAGTATAGCGTTGAACAGAGAAAGTTGCGACATTTCTAATATACCAATGTTCAGCCAGAGGTTTTCACCCCCAAGTAGTAATTTTACTATCACAAGAGTAGTAAAAATAGCGTCTGCTTACGACACACCAATATCAAACATCCTTTCGAATAACTTCTGCGTATCATCGTCAGGTAAGGTGAAATGATTGTGGTAAAAGTTCTAGATACCAAGAGTATCGTCCCTGAATCGGCACCAGGCATGCACGGCATTCGGATCGTTGCATTCCGGTTTCCTCGCAGTCATATCGGGGTACATTGCCCTTAACGTGTTTTTTCTTCTGCTGAGTTGCTTACGCTGGCATCGGATCATGTAGTGCTTATGTATGTCTTTTCTTTCATGCTCGTGAGGATCGTTTTTATCAACCACACATAGCACGTTGTCATATTGATA encodes the following:
- the LOC130630191 gene encoding uncharacterized protein LOC130630191 isoform X2 codes for the protein MTKRVLQKPAWKEALGASMRSKRLKLMPDKDNRFCCPVADCDSESYGSKRGCRKHVYNRHGWFYYFDKRPNIDEVLPHFSTRNRIKDPQRKRASTFSMPSFAKTCNLAVAFRTWLKSPGGGGKDHSQADQITCKVLKYAKYCCEDSPSVWEVPFPVIDYCVGSINMLSDFVDFLRDQWKVGFSGIIGYMNAIGHMLDYRRSTDVLTLINEYIDNVRRRLNPTNDYLLVCRNGKQLTRISDVFGRIVYQAIGKYINPTRYRQIIETESVAHLETKEQAILSQDQKHTSQVAKVHYQKTESRNIAAKARLCMDKLRDQTTCTLTVSEINSNTKNVKTSGSTLEHETPVQTRQKKVSFSAMEDKFLQAGLQKYGNAKWTSILADPNYSFHCSRKASTLAVRAKTKQFI
- the LOC130630191 gene encoding uncharacterized protein LOC130630191 isoform X1, with product MTKRVLQKPAWKEALGASMRSKRLKLMPDKDNRFCCPVADCDSESYGSKRGCRKHVYNRHGWFYYFDKRPNIDEVLPHFSTRNRIKDPQRKRASTFSMPSFAKTCNLAVAFRTWLKSPGGGGKDHSQADQITCKVLKYAKYCCEDSPSVWEVPFPVIDYCVGSINMLSDFVDFLRDQWKVGFSGIIGYMNAIGHMLDYRRSTGTTEKNLSVFVAAEIYLHRVKKFLLRKMKAEWKCILSVEYLNSIDCWATLYDLQKVIPYHSEKYKQIVLNAKNASACVAAHDLSFSTSFIVAVLFLMVKASRPMTYQTLTVTMIKGVKEDGFIDQNVFKTAEKYGFDSLYFSIDVLTLINEYIDNVRRRLNPTNDYLLVCRNGKQLTRISDVFGRIVYQAIGKYINPTRYRQIIETESVAHLETKEQAILSQDQKHTSQVAKVHYQKTESRNIAAKARLCMDKLRDQTTCTLTVSEINSNTKNVKTSGSTLEHETPVQTRQKKVSFSAMEDKFLQAGLQKYGNAKWTSILADPNYSFHCSRKASTLAVRAKTKQFI